The Salvelinus fontinalis isolate EN_2023a chromosome 9, ASM2944872v1, whole genome shotgun sequence genome has a window encoding:
- the LOC129861850 gene encoding uncharacterized protein LOC129861850 encodes MVIVLCTCKEYNRYSGYIKSVQVLWEKQCCAQQKNLLKQFIVLQQQGEVPSHISLTDIREWLIAKGRNYFKNTFQSEMEEGKNLHLAELAWEVKRRLRLEELEREVCRELRLERRTGQPGSQVGDWRPLGMETHTPLVMDSPFRHSTSSMDTLSSQISTENLEVARLHTARPRSARPPTERPSSDSDHSGTVSTVMTCSPHSASPSAITVRDLLLMIGHITSSVLKEVNSILIPALVDLIRLRASESAAESMLPISKDTNQDSSQGSVSCTSLLSKVNVICLTQSPDSRSSPISIDEPVTAVQTCCSSSSLSSEERAHSSSSQISTKNLLATRPRSTRPQSAKPPPAKPPTAKPPSDKPPSDKPSPAKPQSVKPPTAKPPSDKPPSDKPSPAKPPSAKPPSAKPPSVKLPSAKPSPAKPQSVKPPSITGVRACSRGSRMSSASGSSES; translated from the exons ATGGTCATT GTGCTGTGTACGTGTAAGGAGTACAATCGCTACAGTGGCTACATCAAGTCAGTTCAGGTGCTGTGGGAGAAGCAGTGCTGTGCCCAGCAG aaAAATCTTTTGAAGCAGTTCATAGTCTTGCAGCAGCAAGGGGAGGTTCCGTCCCACATCTCACTGACGGATATTAGAGAGTGGCTCATTGCCAAGGGTAGAAACTACTTCAAGAACAC GTTTCAGAGTGAAATGGAAGAGGGGAAGAACCTTCACTTGGCCGAACTGGCTTGGGAGGTGAAACGACGCCTCAGGCTTGAGGAGCTGGAAAGAGAAGTGTGCAGGGAGCTGCGCCTGGAGCGCCGAACTGGACAG CCTGGTAGCCAGGTGGGAGATTGGAGACCCCTGggcatggagacacacacacctctggtaaTGGACTCTCCCTTCAGACACTCCACCTCCTCGATGGACACTCTTTCCAGTCAGATCTCGACTGAGAACCTCGAGGTTGCTAGGCTACATACTGCCAGACCACGTTCCGCCAGACCACCAACTGAAAGACCTAGCAGTGACTCTGATCACTCTGGAACCGTGTCTACTGTGATGACCTGCTCACCACATTCAGCTAGCCCGTCAGCG ATTACTGTTAGGGACTTGCTGCTCATGATTGGACACATAACAAGCTCAGTATTGAAGGAGGTTAATAGCATTCTGATCCCTGCCTTGGTTGACCTTATAAGGCTGAGAGCTTCAGAAAGTGCTGCAGAGAGTATGCTCCCCATCAGCAAAGACACCAACCAAGATTCAAGCCAGGGCTCTGTCAGCTGTACCTCCTTACTCTCCAAAGTCAATGTGATCTGTCTCACTCAGAgtcctgacagtaggtcctccccAATCTCCATTGATGAACCAGTCACTGCTGTCCAGACTTGTTGTAGCAGCAGTTCTCTGTCCAGTGAGGAACGAGCACactcttcctccagtcagatcTCTACTAAGAACCTCCTGGCTACTAGGCCACGTTCTACCAGGCCCCAATCTGCCAAACcgccacctgctaaaccaccaactgctaaaccaccatctgataaaccaccatctgataaaccgtcacctgctaaaccacaATCTGTCAAACCGCCaactgctaaaccaccatctgataaaccaccatctgataaaccgtcacctgctaaaccaccatctgctaaaccaccatctgctaaaccaccatctgttAAACTACCATCTGctaaaccgtcacctgctaaaccacaATCTGTTAAACCgccatct atcactggGGTCAGGGCCTGTTCCAGAGGGAGCCGTATGTCCTCCGCatcgggctcgtcagagtcgtga